A single region of the Selenomonas sp. oral taxon 920 genome encodes:
- a CDS encoding CTP synthase: MAKYIFVTGGVVSSLGKGITAASLGRLLKSRGLKVTIQKFDPYINIDPGTMSPYQHGEVFVTDDGAETDLDLGHYERFIDINLTKRSNITTGKVYATVLNKERHGDYLGSTVQVIPHITNEIKQRVYDVAKADNADVVITEIGGTVGDIESLPFLEAIRQVKKEVGKNDALYIHVTLLPYIGAAGELKTKPTQHSVKELRAIGIQPDILVCRTEQPISREMKEKIALFCDVDADAVIENRTAPTIYEVPLMMQQEGLDRIVLEKMAMTFDPSNMEAWEKMVFKINHPAKKVKIAVVGKYVALPDAYMSVTEALHHGGIDQDAQVKIAWINAEELEEPNADLDELFAGCKGILVPGGFGDRGVEGKIRAIEYAREHEIPFLGLCLGMQCAVIEFARHVAGLTNAHSTEFAAETPHPVIALMEDQQDVEEKGGTMRLGAYPCVLADGSHSREEYGAGEISERHRHRFEFNNAYRTQLEEKGLVIAGTSPDNRLVEVVEIAEHPWFVASQFHPELKSRPNHPHPLFAGFVRAALAAAPK, encoded by the coding sequence ATGGCAAAGTATATTTTCGTCACGGGCGGCGTGGTTTCATCGTTGGGCAAGGGCATTACGGCAGCCTCGCTCGGTCGACTGCTCAAAAGTCGTGGGCTGAAGGTCACCATCCAGAAATTTGACCCCTACATCAACATTGATCCCGGTACGATGAGTCCCTACCAACACGGCGAGGTGTTCGTTACAGACGACGGGGCGGAGACGGATCTTGATCTCGGGCACTACGAGCGCTTCATCGACATCAATCTCACGAAGCGCTCGAACATCACCACGGGCAAGGTCTACGCCACCGTGCTCAACAAGGAGCGTCACGGGGACTACCTCGGCTCGACGGTGCAGGTGATCCCGCATATTACGAATGAGATCAAGCAGAGAGTTTACGATGTGGCAAAGGCAGACAATGCCGACGTCGTCATCACTGAGATCGGCGGAACGGTCGGCGATATCGAGAGTCTGCCCTTCCTCGAGGCAATCCGTCAGGTCAAGAAGGAGGTCGGGAAGAACGACGCGCTCTACATCCATGTAACGCTGCTTCCCTACATCGGGGCGGCAGGCGAGCTCAAGACGAAGCCGACCCAGCACAGCGTCAAGGAGCTGCGCGCCATCGGCATTCAGCCGGATATCCTCGTCTGCCGCACGGAGCAGCCGATTTCGCGCGAGATGAAGGAGAAGATTGCGCTCTTCTGCGATGTGGATGCCGATGCTGTCATCGAGAACCGCACTGCACCGACGATCTACGAAGTTCCTCTCATGATGCAGCAGGAGGGGCTCGACCGCATCGTGCTCGAAAAGATGGCGATGACGTTTGATCCCTCCAATATGGAGGCGTGGGAGAAGATGGTCTTTAAGATCAACCATCCCGCAAAAAAGGTGAAGATTGCCGTTGTCGGCAAATACGTTGCACTGCCGGATGCTTATATGTCTGTGACGGAGGCGCTTCATCACGGCGGTATTGATCAGGATGCACAGGTGAAGATTGCGTGGATCAATGCGGAGGAACTTGAGGAGCCAAATGCGGATCTCGATGAACTCTTTGCGGGCTGCAAGGGAATTCTCGTGCCCGGCGGCTTCGGTGACCGCGGAGTCGAGGGAAAGATCCGCGCGATTGAGTATGCGCGCGAGCACGAGATTCCGTTCCTCGGACTCTGTCTCGGCATGCAGTGCGCGGTCATCGAGTTTGCACGCCATGTGGCGGGGCTTACGAACGCACACAGCACGGAGTTCGCAGCGGAGACACCGCATCCTGTCATTGCCCTGATGGAGGATCAGCAGGACGTGGAGGAGAAGGGCGGTACGATGCGCCTCGGTGCGTATCCCTGTGTTCTCGCGGACGGTTCACACTCGCGTGAGGAGTACGGTGCGGGCGAGATCAGCGAGCGTCATCGCCATCGCTTTGAATTCAACAATGCCTACCGTACGCAGCTTGAGGAGAAGGGGCTGGTGATTGCGGGCACAAGTCCGGACAACCGCCTCGTGGAGGTCGTGGAGATCGCGGAGCACCCGTGGTTCGTCGCCTCGCAGTTCCATCCGGAGCTCAAGTCGCGGCCCAATCATCCGCATCCCCTCTTCGCGGGATTTGTGCGTGCAGCGCTCGCTGCGGCTCCCAAATGA
- the mfd gene encoding transcription-repair coupling factor, which produces MNVLFSILRADRSVRALSETLDAAPQQILAHGFSGSMKHAAAAAAYDANPRPLAIVTSGREALRAWQEDLAALLPEADVYELPELDRMDFAAHGAAKGLERSAQRMNILARLLRCEPIIVLADIGAAAQRGLSTAEFSRAALSLRLGESLPREYLLERLSTLGYEHAAEVEHVGQFSVRGGIVDIFPINALSPIRVEFFDAEIDSMREYDPLTKRSIKNISTASVMPLRAADDEGEACFLTYLSGEGVTIFDEPLRLIAALADAEQEDEVRAARLFSWEELVAAGAAGHEIFASLMSRTVPACTPAALISFQMVPMTAFQRQFALLESELRRYLADGVQVLILAGGVERANAVRDMLTGWKIPAVLLRREGEEHREAVAVASGALRAGFELSAAHIAVLTEQDIFGRHKVKLRRTASAGERIRHFREIAPGDYVVHVSHGIGKYLGVETLEVAGIHRDYLRIQYGGDDKLFVPTDQVGLLQKYIGSEGAAPRLHRMGTADWARARAKAQKSVEDIADHLLEIYAQRQLAHGHAFTPDDAMQREFEEAFPYEETADQLRAVTEIKRDMESDKPMDRLLCGDVGFGKTEIAVRAAFKAAMDGFQVAVLVPTTVLAQQHYQTFAARFAEFAPKVDVVCRFRSLREQAATLRDVVRGRVDILIGTHAILNRRRVRFQNLGLLIVDEEQRFGVTQKERIKEFASGVDVLTLSATPIPRTLHMSLAGARDMSIIETPPADRLPVQSYVVESSDATIRGAIERELARGGQVYFIYNRVESIDRMREHLLRLVPEARIASAHGQMNEDILEQVMMDFYEGHYDILLATSIIENGIDVANANTIIIYDADRFGLSQLYQMRGRVGRSAKMAFAYFTYRRDKVLSETAEKRLQAMKEFAQLGSGFKIAMRDLEIRGAGSLLGAQQHGHIAGVGFEMYVKLLEEAVARKKGEAPAPPPVETVIDLPVEAYLDGGYIDDAMHKIEIYQKIAAVRTNEDLDALLDELIDRFGEPTAPVLALLDIARIKNYARRFGARSITAKGDVLDLALPEGEKLSFPALMRLDRGFGRRIGSLPEGDGYRIRLQPKESREILDTVLEIVRMASGE; this is translated from the coding sequence ATGAACGTGCTCTTTTCCATACTGCGTGCGGATCGTTCCGTGCGTGCGCTCTCAGAAACGCTCGATGCTGCGCCTCAGCAGATTCTTGCACACGGCTTTTCCGGCTCTATGAAGCACGCCGCTGCTGCTGCCGCCTATGATGCCAACCCACGTCCGCTCGCCATCGTGACGAGTGGGCGCGAGGCGTTGCGCGCGTGGCAGGAAGATCTGGCGGCACTGCTGCCGGAGGCGGATGTCTATGAGCTGCCGGAACTGGACCGCATGGACTTTGCCGCGCATGGTGCGGCGAAGGGGCTGGAACGCTCAGCACAGCGCATGAATATCCTCGCACGACTGCTGCGCTGCGAACCGATTATCGTGCTCGCGGACATCGGGGCGGCGGCACAGAGAGGATTGAGTACGGCAGAGTTTTCACGAGCAGCGCTCTCTCTGCGGCTCGGGGAGAGTCTTCCGCGCGAGTACCTGCTCGAACGGCTGAGTACACTCGGCTACGAGCACGCGGCAGAGGTGGAGCACGTCGGTCAGTTTAGTGTACGCGGCGGCATCGTCGACATCTTTCCGATCAATGCGCTCTCACCGATCCGCGTGGAATTCTTCGACGCGGAGATCGACTCCATGCGTGAGTACGATCCTCTGACGAAACGTTCCATCAAGAATATCAGCACGGCTTCCGTCATGCCGCTGCGTGCAGCGGATGATGAGGGGGAGGCGTGCTTTTTGACGTATCTCAGCGGCGAGGGCGTGACCATCTTCGACGAGCCGCTGCGTCTCATCGCGGCACTTGCGGATGCGGAGCAGGAGGATGAGGTGCGCGCAGCGCGTCTGTTCTCATGGGAGGAGTTGGTTGCCGCAGGAGCAGCAGGGCATGAAATCTTTGCCTCGCTGATGAGCCGAACCGTCCCCGCATGTACGCCTGCAGCGCTCATCAGCTTTCAGATGGTGCCTATGACAGCGTTCCAGCGGCAGTTTGCACTGCTTGAGAGCGAGCTGCGCCGCTATCTTGCGGATGGGGTTCAGGTGCTCATCCTCGCGGGCGGTGTAGAGCGGGCGAATGCCGTGCGCGATATGCTGACGGGGTGGAAGATACCCGCCGTTCTCCTGCGCAGGGAGGGTGAGGAGCACAGGGAAGCCGTTGCGGTTGCATCGGGGGCTCTGCGTGCGGGCTTCGAACTGAGTGCGGCGCACATTGCCGTGCTCACAGAGCAGGACATCTTTGGGCGGCATAAGGTGAAACTGCGGCGCACGGCGTCGGCAGGTGAACGCATACGGCACTTTCGCGAGATTGCCCCCGGTGACTATGTCGTGCATGTCTCGCACGGCATCGGGAAATATCTCGGCGTGGAGACGCTCGAGGTCGCGGGCATTCACCGCGACTATCTGCGCATCCAATACGGCGGAGACGACAAGCTGTTCGTACCGACGGATCAGGTCGGCCTACTGCAAAAGTACATTGGCTCGGAGGGGGCTGCGCCGCGCCTGCACCGCATGGGGACGGCGGATTGGGCACGTGCGCGCGCGAAGGCGCAGAAATCCGTGGAGGATATCGCCGATCATCTGCTCGAGATCTATGCACAGCGACAGCTTGCACACGGACATGCCTTCACGCCCGACGATGCGATGCAGCGGGAGTTTGAGGAGGCGTTTCCGTATGAGGAGACGGCAGATCAGCTGCGTGCCGTCACGGAGATCAAACGCGACATGGAGAGTGACAAGCCCATGGACCGTCTGCTCTGCGGCGATGTCGGCTTCGGCAAGACGGAGATCGCCGTGCGCGCGGCATTCAAAGCGGCAATGGATGGCTTTCAAGTAGCTGTGCTTGTGCCGACAACGGTGCTTGCGCAGCAGCATTACCAGACCTTTGCCGCACGATTTGCAGAGTTTGCGCCGAAGGTGGACGTGGTCTGCCGCTTCCGCTCGCTGCGCGAGCAGGCGGCGACGCTGCGCGATGTGGTACGCGGACGCGTGGACATCCTCATCGGGACACATGCGATCCTCAACCGGAGGCGCGTGCGCTTTCAGAACCTCGGACTCCTGATTGTGGACGAGGAACAGCGGTTTGGGGTTACGCAGAAGGAGAGGATCAAGGAATTCGCGTCGGGGGTTGATGTGCTGACCCTCTCAGCGACACCGATTCCGCGCACGCTGCATATGTCGCTTGCGGGGGCGCGTGACATGAGCATCATTGAGACACCGCCTGCCGACCGCCTGCCTGTACAGTCCTATGTTGTGGAGAGCAGCGATGCGACGATCCGCGGTGCGATCGAGCGTGAACTGGCGCGCGGGGGACAGGTCTACTTTATCTACAATCGTGTGGAGAGCATCGACCGCATGCGTGAACACTTGCTGCGGCTGGTGCCGGAGGCACGTATTGCCTCGGCACATGGGCAGATGAACGAGGATATCCTTGAGCAGGTCATGATGGACTTCTATGAGGGGCATTATGACATCCTGCTCGCGACCAGCATCATCGAAAATGGCATTGACGTTGCCAATGCGAACACGATCATCATCTACGATGCTGACCGCTTCGGTCTCTCGCAGCTGTATCAGATGCGTGGACGTGTCGGCCGCTCGGCGAAGATGGCGTTTGCCTACTTCACCTATCGGCGCGACAAGGTGCTCAGCGAGACAGCAGAAAAGCGTCTCCAGGCGATGAAGGAGTTCGCGCAGCTCGGTTCAGGCTTTAAGATTGCCATGCGTGATCTCGAGATCCGTGGGGCAGGGAGCCTCCTCGGTGCGCAGCAGCATGGACATATTGCGGGTGTCGGCTTTGAGATGTACGTCAAACTGCTGGAAGAAGCCGTGGCACGCAAAAAGGGCGAGGCACCTGCGCCGCCGCCCGTGGAGACGGTGATCGACCTGCCCGTAGAGGCATATCTCGACGGCGGGTATATTGATGATGCCATGCACAAGATCGAGATCTATCAGAAGATTGCCGCTGTGCGTACAAATGAGGATCTGGATGCGCTGCTCGATGAGCTGATTGACCGCTTTGGCGAGCCGACAGCACCTGTACTCGCGCTGCTCGACATCGCGCGGATCAAGAACTATGCGCGCAGGTTCGGCGCGCGCAGCATCACGGCAAAGGGAGACGTACTGGATCTTGCACTGCCTGAGGGTGAGAAGCTGTCGTTTCCGGCACTCATGCGCCTTGATCGTGGCTTTGGGAGGCGCATTGGATCGCTGCCCGAGGGTGACGGTTATCGCATCCGCCTTCAGCCGAAGGAGAGCAGGGAGATATTGGATACAGTACTGGAAATTGTGCGGATGGCAAGTGGGGAGTGA
- a CDS encoding SAM-dependent methyltransferase, with product MADYKLTVGGLGPGDAGLITRETWGRIEASQHILLRTRIHPTVEALDAAGISYETYDAFYENAEDFDELYEHIADDLLARASEMDVLYLVPGSPFVAERTVQLLRERAMEEGGSLEILPGMSFLEPLFAALSLDPVNGLSIVNAMDEDAVASPPAQDLIITQLYSRELASDLKIILMEHFPDTQEVIYLHHLALPDQRVRRIPLFELDWQEDIDHLTTIFIPYTSLFWENG from the coding sequence ATGGCAGATTATAAACTGACTGTGGGGGGACTCGGTCCCGGGGATGCAGGGCTGATCACGCGCGAGACATGGGGGCGTATTGAGGCGTCGCAGCACATCCTGCTGCGTACACGTATTCATCCGACAGTGGAGGCACTGGACGCGGCAGGAATTTCGTATGAGACCTACGATGCTTTTTACGAGAATGCCGAGGACTTTGACGAGCTCTATGAGCACATTGCAGATGACCTGTTGGCACGCGCCTCTGAGATGGATGTGCTCTATCTTGTCCCAGGCAGCCCCTTCGTCGCGGAACGCACGGTGCAGCTGCTGCGTGAGCGGGCGATGGAGGAGGGAGGCTCGCTCGAGATCCTGCCCGGAATGAGCTTTTTGGAGCCGCTCTTTGCGGCACTCAGTCTCGATCCTGTGAACGGGCTGTCGATCGTGAATGCGATGGATGAGGACGCGGTTGCCTCACCGCCGGCCCAGGATCTCATCATCACGCAGCTCTATTCGCGTGAACTCGCATCCGATTTGAAAATCATCCTGATGGAGCATTTTCCGGATACGCAGGAAGTTATCTACTTGCATCATCTGGCGCTGCCCGACCAACGCGTGCGGCGGATTCCTCTCTTTGAGCTCGATTGGCAGGAAGATATTGATCATTTGACTACAATTTTCATTCCGTATACCTCGCTTTTTTGGGAAAATGGATAA
- a CDS encoding HU family DNA-binding protein codes for MNKQELVANVAEQASLTKKDAEKAVNAVFESIKNALSEGDRIQLIGFGTFEVKGRKARKGRNPQTGKEIDIPASKTPVFKAGKALKDSVN; via the coding sequence TTGAACAAGCAGGAATTGGTCGCAAACGTAGCAGAGCAGGCAAGTCTCACGAAGAAGGACGCGGAAAAGGCAGTCAATGCCGTTTTTGAGTCGATCAAGAACGCTCTTTCCGAGGGTGACAGAATTCAGCTGATCGGCTTCGGTACCTTCGAGGTGAAGGGGCGTAAGGCGCGCAAGGGGCGCAATCCGCAGACAGGCAAGGAGATCGATATTCCGGCTTCCAAGACGCCTGTGTTCAAGGCTGGCAAGGCTCTGAAGGACTCTGTGAACTGA
- a CDS encoding SDR family NAD(P)-dependent oxidoreductase has product MEKSIFAVDAFVGKSILISGGTSGIGAAAAEIFLACGACVVLMGRDEQRGHGALAALAAGERARFIAGDVCVAADCAHAVEEAVRAFGGVDVLVNSAGIYAEGALDDLTEETLDELIATNIKGTFRLTQAALPPLRAARGTIVNVASDAGLHGNYFCAAYAATKGAVIAFTRSLALELAHDHVRVNAVAPADVLTPLTEQQFSPYLPRTEQLREMAAHYPLGRIGTPEEAAAVIAFLASPAAAWVTGSIYTVDGGLTA; this is encoded by the coding sequence ATGGAAAAGTCGATTTTCGCTGTCGATGCCTTTGTTGGGAAAAGTATTCTGATCTCGGGCGGAACCTCTGGGATCGGTGCAGCGGCGGCAGAGATCTTTCTCGCGTGCGGCGCGTGTGTTGTGCTCATGGGGCGCGATGAGCAGCGCGGGCACGGTGCACTTGCGGCACTTGCGGCAGGGGAGCGGGCACGTTTTATTGCGGGTGATGTGTGTGTGGCAGCGGACTGCGCACACGCCGTGGAGGAAGCTGTACGTGCATTTGGCGGGGTAGATGTTCTTGTCAACTCTGCCGGCATCTATGCAGAGGGCGCGCTGGACGATCTCACAGAGGAGACCCTCGACGAACTCATCGCGACGAACATCAAGGGCACATTCCGTCTGACCCAGGCGGCACTGCCGCCGCTGCGCGCTGCGCGCGGCACCATTGTGAACGTTGCATCGGATGCAGGGCTGCACGGCAACTATTTCTGTGCGGCGTATGCGGCGACCAAGGGGGCGGTCATTGCCTTTACGCGTTCCCTTGCGCTCGAACTGGCACATGACCATGTACGTGTGAATGCCGTTGCACCTGCCGATGTCCTGACACCGCTGACGGAGCAGCAGTTTTCGCCGTATTTGCCTCGCACGGAACAGCTGCGGGAGATGGCTGCCCACTATCCTCTGGGACGCATTGGAACGCCCGAGGAAGCCGCCGCCGTGATCGCATTTCTTGCGTCACCTGCGGCTGCGTGGGTGACGGGGAGTATCTACACGGTAGACGGCGGGCTGACAGCGTAG
- a CDS encoding MGDG synthase family glycosyltransferase: MERARILILTASIGSGHTRAAEAIRAALAAHPQAEDVQVDVVDFMAREVSMIHYLMKRIYLTMLRFVPDLYDVFFRIAGKNASGGIVRGAFAQVMMRTVGRMIQAYKPDLVVATHPFPEGAAALWRGRHGGSFALAALLTDYALHAIWLVRGVDLYFVATDAMATAMAARGFDPCAVYATGIPITRTSQLMERQAAQETVGLQGDLPTLLLMGGGLGLGGMDRTLAALETVEQRLAILVAAGHNAALEAHASALARTSRHDIRVFSYTDQIPALMRAADLLITKPGGLTISEAFAAGLPLLLHDPIPGPETENAIYATRCGAAVWLHSGERMAPAVEEILAHRIPEMRRAARDCACEDAAQRVAEILMESLTRRRGAAYGAKKDV, encoded by the coding sequence ATGGAGCGTGCCCGTATTCTCATCTTGACGGCATCCATCGGGTCCGGGCACACGCGTGCGGCAGAGGCGATCCGTGCAGCGCTTGCGGCGCACCCACAGGCGGAAGATGTGCAGGTGGATGTGGTCGACTTTATGGCGCGTGAAGTCTCCATGATTCACTACCTGATGAAGCGCATCTATCTGACGATGCTGCGCTTTGTACCCGATCTCTACGATGTGTTCTTTCGCATTGCGGGGAAGAATGCGAGCGGCGGTATTGTGCGCGGCGCATTTGCGCAGGTGATGATGCGCACTGTGGGGCGCATGATACAGGCGTATAAGCCGGATCTCGTCGTGGCAACCCATCCGTTTCCGGAGGGGGCGGCGGCACTTTGGCGTGGACGTCACGGTGGTTCTTTTGCTCTTGCAGCACTCCTGACGGACTATGCACTGCACGCAATCTGGTTGGTACGCGGCGTGGATCTGTACTTCGTCGCAACGGATGCGATGGCGACGGCAATGGCTGCACGCGGCTTTGATCCCTGTGCTGTGTATGCAACGGGTATTCCGATCACGCGAACATCGCAACTGATGGAGAGGCAGGCGGCACAGGAGACGGTTGGTCTGCAGGGCGATCTTCCGACGCTGCTCCTTATGGGCGGTGGGCTTGGACTTGGAGGAATGGATCGGACGCTCGCAGCACTTGAGACGGTGGAGCAGCGGCTTGCCATCCTCGTCGCGGCGGGGCACAATGCCGCCCTTGAGGCACATGCGAGTGCACTTGCACGTACCTCACGTCATGACATCCGCGTCTTTTCCTATACAGACCAGATTCCTGCGCTCATGCGGGCGGCGGATCTCCTCATTACGAAGCCGGGGGGACTGACGATCAGCGAGGCGTTTGCGGCAGGTTTGCCGCTCCTGCTGCACGATCCAATCCCAGGGCCTGAGACAGAGAACGCCATCTATGCGACGCGGTGTGGGGCGGCTGTGTGGCTGCATTCGGGGGAGCGCATGGCTCCTGCGGTGGAGGAGATTTTGGCGCATCGGATTCCGGAGATGCGCAGAGCGGCGCGTGACTGTGCATGTGAGGATGCAGCACAGCGCGTGGCGGAGATACTCATGGAGAGCCTGACAAGGAGGAGAGGGGCTGCGTATGGCGCGAAAAAAGACGTCTAG
- a CDS encoding FtsB family cell division protein: MARKKTSRRPRWFVITVLLILGYFGSMIVSQGLYLSHVHEDQMLATERLTAAQAENDRLRAEKARLGELAYIEKLAREELGMTGEGELPYAPGKRANGN, from the coding sequence ATGGCGCGAAAAAAGACGTCTAGACGGCCGCGTTGGTTCGTCATTACGGTGCTGCTCATACTGGGCTATTTTGGCTCGATGATTGTATCGCAGGGGCTGTATCTCTCCCATGTGCACGAGGACCAGATGCTCGCAACGGAGCGGCTTACGGCGGCACAGGCGGAAAATGACCGCCTGCGTGCAGAGAAGGCACGTTTGGGGGAACTGGCGTACATCGAGAAACTTGCACGCGAGGAGCTTGGCATGACGGGAGAAGGGGAGCTTCCGTATGCGCCCGGAAAGCGTGCAAACGGGAACTGA
- a CDS encoding S1 domain-containing RNA-binding protein: MAIEVGSVVEGVVTGITNFGAFVELPEGKTGLIHISEVADVYVNDVHDFLRERDSVKVKVLTVDDRGKIGLSIKALQDKPEAPAQPTAAPARPSRPPRDMRRTAATRQMGSPSFEDKLSRFLKDSDERLTDLRRKTDSKRGGRGSRRG, from the coding sequence TTGGCCATCGAAGTTGGCAGTGTAGTAGAGGGCGTCGTAACGGGCATTACTAATTTTGGCGCCTTTGTCGAGCTCCCCGAGGGAAAGACCGGTCTTATCCATATCTCAGAGGTTGCTGATGTCTATGTGAATGATGTGCATGATTTTCTCAGAGAGCGGGATTCGGTCAAGGTCAAGGTGCTTACCGTGGATGACCGCGGAAAGATCGGGCTTTCCATCAAGGCGCTTCAGGACAAGCCCGAAGCGCCCGCACAGCCGACTGCGGCTCCCGCACGCCCGTCGCGTCCCCCGCGTGATATGCGCCGCACTGCCGCCACGAGGCAGATGGGCTCGCCTTCTTTTGAGGATAAGTTGTCGCGTTTCCTGAAGGACAGCGATGAACGGCTGACGGATCTGCGCCGCAAGACGGACTCGAAGCGGGGCGGACGCGGATCGCGCCGTGGCTGA
- the tilS gene encoding tRNA lysidine(34) synthetase TilS: MRITKGTPCGVLFLYQEQILQKHVERVLRAQSFFSPACTLIVACSGGTDSLALLDVLERLRAAGGAELVCAHYEHGIRGADSIADAHFVEEFCAARAISCVCAAGDVPVYARKHRLSIEAAARICRYDFLHRVRAERGGDAIVLAHHADDLAETVLLRILRGTGPAGLAAMRVWDGLHLRPLLSVKRMQIEEYAAERGLSPRHDATNDAMDARRNRVRRALLPALAHDYNPAVREALTRLSTLAAEEDAYLAKLAEDAYVRAVCPEGLALAVLRDLHPAMQRRVLRLFWTRETGMAQDFSYLHEERLRALITAKGTARTEMPGGWHAAARYGVLALVCTPMAQRSAEKSEILLPLGDEYVIINFQGMTFHVRCLTHMTADDLRRMERREAVYADLAQMPPLVLRTRRAGDYIQLPIGRRKIKDVFIDDKIPREDRDNIPLVAAAGTHEIFWMVGGRRSVRAPVTASSSDILSIAFVKETIAR; this comes from the coding sequence ATGAGGATAACGAAGGGCACTCCATGCGGAGTGCTTTTTTTGTATCAGGAGCAGATTTTGCAGAAACATGTGGAACGAGTTCTGCGCGCGCAGAGCTTTTTCAGCCCCGCGTGTACGCTCATCGTCGCCTGTTCGGGCGGTACGGATTCACTCGCGCTGCTGGACGTATTGGAACGTCTGCGGGCGGCGGGCGGAGCGGAGCTCGTCTGCGCTCACTACGAACACGGGATTCGTGGGGCAGATTCGATTGCAGATGCACACTTTGTAGAGGAGTTCTGTGCTGCACGCGCGATTTCGTGCGTGTGCGCGGCGGGGGATGTGCCAGTTTATGCGCGCAAGCATAGGCTTTCCATCGAGGCGGCGGCGCGCATCTGCCGCTATGACTTCCTGCACCGTGTGCGCGCGGAGCGCGGCGGTGACGCGATTGTCCTCGCACATCATGCGGACGATCTCGCCGAGACCGTCCTCCTGCGCATCCTGCGCGGAACTGGACCTGCGGGGCTTGCGGCGATGCGTGTGTGGGACGGGCTGCACCTGCGCCCTCTGCTTTCTGTCAAACGGATGCAGATTGAGGAGTATGCTGCAGAGCGGGGGCTGTCTCCGCGGCATGATGCGACAAACGACGCGATGGATGCGCGGCGTAACCGCGTGCGCCGCGCACTGCTGCCCGCACTCGCACACGACTACAATCCGGCGGTGCGAGAGGCACTGACGCGGCTCAGTACACTTGCTGCTGAGGAGGACGCATACCTCGCGAAGCTTGCTGAGGACGCATATGTACGCGCCGTATGTCCCGAAGGACTCGCCCTTGCCGTGCTGCGTGATCTTCACCCCGCAATGCAGCGGCGCGTGCTGCGCCTCTTCTGGACACGGGAGACGGGGATGGCACAGGATTTTTCCTATCTTCACGAAGAGCGTCTGCGTGCACTCATTACCGCAAAGGGGACAGCACGTACTGAGATGCCGGGCGGGTGGCATGCCGCTGCTCGTTATGGTGTCCTTGCACTTGTATGCACGCCTATGGCACAGCGCTCTGCGGAAAAAAGTGAAATTTTGCTTCCCTTAGGCGACGAATATGTTATAATAAATTTTCAGGGCATGACGTTTCATGTCAGGTGTCTGACGCATATGACAGCGGATGATTTGCGCAGGATGGAACGTCGGGAGGCGGTCTATGCCGACCTCGCTCAGATGCCGCCGCTTGTCCTTCGGACGCGGCGCGCCGGAGACTATATACAGCTGCCCATTGGGCGCAGGAAAATCAAGGATGTTTTCATTGACGATAAAATTCCGCGTGAAGATAGGGATAACATCCCTCTTGTTGCGGCTGCGGGGACACATGAGATTTTCTGGATGGTCGGTGGCCGACGCAGTGTGCGTGCACCGGTCACCGCGTCCAGCAGCGATATTTTGAGCATTGCATTTGTGAAGGAGACGATAGCCAGATGA
- the hpt gene encoding hypoxanthine phosphoribosyltransferase encodes MMSDDIERISFSADEIRARVQELGAEIARDYQDASETVYCVGILKGAAVFFTDLVRAIDHPVAFDFMIVSSYGEATVSSGQVKILKDLDFSIENKHVIIIEDIIDSGTTMHYLKQMLQGRHPKSIKICALLSKPSRRVAPVEIDYLGHEVPDEFLVGYGLDYAEKYRNLPYIGVLKRSVYE; translated from the coding sequence ATGATGAGCGATGATATTGAGCGCATTTCCTTTTCAGCAGATGAGATTCGCGCGCGTGTGCAGGAACTCGGTGCGGAGATTGCACGTGATTATCAGGACGCGTCGGAGACCGTCTACTGTGTCGGGATACTGAAGGGTGCAGCCGTATTCTTCACCGACCTCGTGCGCGCCATCGACCATCCCGTTGCCTTTGACTTTATGATTGTTTCCAGCTATGGCGAGGCAACTGTCTCAAGCGGGCAGGTAAAGATTCTGAAAGATCTCGATTTCTCGATCGAGAATAAGCACGTGATCATCATCGAGGATATCATTGACTCAGGTACGACGATGCACTACCTCAAGCAGATGCTGCAGGGGCGTCACCCCAAGAGCATCAAGATCTGTGCGCTGCTGTCAAAGCCCTCGCGACGCGTGGCACCCGTGGAGATCGACTACCTCGGGCATGAGGTACCGGATGAATTCCTCGTGGGCTACGGTCTGGACTATGCGGAGAAATACCGGAACCTCCCCTACATTGGGGTGCTGAAGCGTTCCGTTTACGAATGA